In a single window of the Leptospira sanjuanensis genome:
- a CDS encoding helix-turn-helix transcriptional regulator, with protein sequence MNVVDWFLREELLIEIARFGAFFALIVGIGRLIRAKGQIDYFLSALLILTAIFQYFDEYSINAISYNWMRRFLFQIDLIALSTAGILVYLCSVMVFSKYSHLPSKYYWNLIPPIVLSIPIASLYDQQSRLEFGMFLYLTDMFVLVYVGIAVYHMVANHVFEFKRLKSKLLAGLVVSVSFCAFLEIMGIILDNKTLVLLSGVMTTIDVIYFYFISVYFQDLLSDDSASEAQKNTQKKSILGDIDMDALDKQLNYLIHEERIYLDEDIRLPNVAEELGVSVHQLSSYLNDHKGINFNNYINQFRVEEAKMILINDPTRSVISVGNAVGFNSNSVFHRAFLRETGMSPKKFREAHLFKKHSPSYTLN encoded by the coding sequence TTGAATGTGGTAGATTGGTTCCTTAGGGAAGAATTGTTGATTGAAATCGCGCGGTTCGGCGCATTTTTTGCATTGATTGTCGGGATCGGACGTTTGATAAGAGCGAAAGGACAGATTGATTATTTTCTTTCCGCGCTTTTGATACTGACTGCGATCTTTCAGTATTTCGACGAATATTCGATTAACGCGATTTCATACAATTGGATGAGGAGGTTTCTGTTTCAGATCGATCTGATCGCGTTGTCGACCGCGGGAATTCTCGTTTATCTTTGTTCCGTTATGGTTTTTTCGAAATACAGCCATCTTCCTTCCAAATACTATTGGAACCTGATTCCTCCGATCGTCTTATCGATTCCGATCGCAAGCTTATACGATCAGCAGAGCAGATTAGAATTCGGAATGTTTCTCTATCTTACGGATATGTTCGTATTGGTTTACGTCGGCATAGCCGTTTATCACATGGTCGCCAATCACGTTTTCGAATTCAAACGTTTGAAGTCGAAGCTGTTGGCCGGTTTGGTCGTCTCCGTTTCCTTCTGCGCGTTTCTTGAAATCATGGGAATCATTTTAGACAATAAGACTCTCGTGCTTCTTTCAGGGGTGATGACTACGATCGACGTTATCTACTTTTACTTTATAAGCGTCTACTTTCAGGATTTGTTAAGCGACGACTCGGCTTCAGAAGCGCAGAAGAACACGCAAAAAAAGTCCATCCTCGGCGACATTGATATGGATGCGCTCGACAAACAGCTGAACTACCTGATTCACGAGGAACGAATCTACCTCGACGAGGATATTCGCCTTCCGAACGTCGCGGAAGAACTCGGCGTCTCGGTGCATCAGTTGTCTTCTTATCTGAACGATCATAAGGGAATCAACTTCAACAACTACATCAATCAGTTCAGGGTTGAGGAAGCGAAGATGATTCTGATCAACGATCCGACCCGTTCCGTGATCTCGGTAGGAAACGCGGTGGGATTCAATTCGAATTCCGTTTTTCACAGGGCGTTTCTACGTGAAACGGGAATGTCTCCGAAAAAGTTCAGAGAGGCTCATCTCTTCAAAAAACATTCTCCATCGTATACACTCAATTAG
- a CDS encoding STAS domain-containing protein produces the protein MDTKADTISYKTNDIKITVENISSGGTLPGPAAMIQLQGDINIFSAKKLKDTFNEAIEKEIYILLIDVSGVKGMDSSGIATFIGAQTRLNKIPNAGLVLHSLTPQIEKMLELTRLKALFRTAPDLSAAIRLFSA, from the coding sequence ATGGATACGAAAGCCGATACGATCAGTTACAAAACGAATGATATAAAAATCACTGTCGAGAATATTTCTTCCGGAGGAACATTACCCGGCCCTGCGGCAATGATTCAGCTCCAAGGAGACATCAACATTTTCTCGGCTAAAAAGTTGAAGGACACTTTCAACGAAGCGATCGAAAAAGAAATTTACATTCTTCTAATAGATGTATCAGGAGTCAAAGGGATGGATTCTTCCGGGATAGCGACTTTTATCGGAGCACAGACGCGTCTCAATAAGATTCCGAACGCAGGACTTGTTCTCCATTCTCTTACTCCTCAGATCGAGAAAATGCTGGAACTTACAAGACTCAAAGCTTTGTTTCGCACTGCTCCGGATTTATCCGCGGCAATTCGTTTGTTTTCCGCCTAA
- a CDS encoding EAL domain-containing protein has translation MQVSPLILRRAIKFCSDNSKEGIILFSKNWELLYSNSTFEHLIQSPNFQTIYEALIAYFKTTKSIVYEKETGLSSLLLESGVIDVAYFNDMTLMLNFIVHDLEEINAVRFLTVRQNLSVDTKESFYQDRFTGLPNKNYFLSIYSNNRIYNSNSKKEYFLFLISLSNPDSILNKEDNFYYESIALKIADRLKKYISKGDQIFRLGSERFLIATSNIESELEAEWFAECIILLFSFPFTYREREFHLNANVGYAQFDQQVNTDLNSLRILEEAVQQSALIGPNSFYHYDRNTIEQNATRAKIELDLRKVLNRNELELAYQPILDLRQDSILSMEVLLRWNHPEKGKLMPASFISIAESSSFIKTIGEWLIWDTLKSYSTSILRDNQICISLNISAKQLNDKQIFNVLKESTDFYGISPDSIILEIIEDSFDSNLVKVNKVITLLKDFGYRFAIDDFGKGYSSLGRLQTLPVDYIKLDKVFLFNYFKSSSKTIISSLISLIQAMDKAIIVEGVENPSQHELLKELNCNYAQGYFYSYPLESSKVEEYVKSKFNQKTARS, from the coding sequence GTGCAAGTATCTCCTCTCATTTTAAGAAGAGCCATTAAATTCTGCTCGGACAATTCGAAAGAAGGAATCATTCTATTCTCAAAAAACTGGGAATTACTGTATTCCAATTCGACATTCGAACATCTGATTCAATCTCCGAATTTCCAAACCATATACGAGGCGCTTATAGCTTATTTTAAAACGACAAAGTCGATCGTATACGAAAAGGAAACGGGGTTGTCCAGCCTACTTCTGGAATCGGGCGTAATCGATGTCGCCTATTTCAACGATATGACGCTGATGTTGAACTTCATCGTCCATGACTTGGAGGAAATCAACGCGGTTCGTTTTCTTACGGTAAGACAAAATCTTTCCGTTGATACGAAAGAATCCTTTTATCAGGACCGTTTCACGGGGCTTCCGAATAAGAATTACTTCCTTTCCATCTACAGCAACAACCGGATCTACAATAGCAACTCCAAGAAGGAATACTTTCTTTTTCTGATCTCGCTTTCCAATCCGGATTCGATTCTAAACAAAGAGGATAATTTTTATTACGAGTCGATCGCTCTTAAAATCGCGGATCGTCTCAAAAAGTACATCTCCAAAGGAGATCAGATCTTCCGGCTCGGTTCGGAACGGTTTCTAATCGCGACTTCGAACATAGAATCCGAATTGGAAGCGGAATGGTTTGCCGAATGCATCATACTCTTGTTTTCGTTCCCATTCACGTATCGAGAACGCGAATTTCATTTAAACGCGAACGTCGGTTACGCCCAGTTCGACCAACAGGTCAATACGGACTTAAATTCCCTCCGAATTTTGGAGGAGGCCGTTCAACAATCCGCCCTTATCGGGCCGAATTCCTTTTATCATTACGACCGCAACACGATCGAACAAAACGCGACACGCGCAAAGATAGAACTCGATCTGAGAAAGGTATTAAACCGAAATGAACTCGAACTTGCCTACCAACCGATCCTGGACCTAAGACAGGATTCGATTCTTTCCATGGAAGTTCTTTTGCGCTGGAATCATCCGGAAAAAGGAAAGCTGATGCCCGCGAGCTTCATCTCGATAGCGGAAAGTTCCAGCTTTATCAAAACAATCGGAGAATGGTTGATCTGGGACACACTTAAATCCTACAGCACTTCCATCCTGAGGGACAATCAGATCTGTATTTCGCTTAACATTTCCGCGAAACAACTGAACGACAAACAGATCTTCAACGTCCTCAAGGAATCCACCGATTTTTACGGCATTTCTCCCGATTCCATCATTCTGGAGATCATCGAGGATTCTTTCGATTCGAACCTCGTCAAAGTCAACAAAGTCATCACGCTTCTTAAGGATTTCGGTTATCGTTTTGCGATCGACGATTTCGGCAAAGGTTATTCTTCCCTTGGACGACTGCAGACTCTTCCGGTCGACTACATCAAACTAGACAAAGTCTTTCTCTTCAATTACTTCAAATCGTCGAGCAAGACCATCATCTCCTCTCTAATCAGCCTGATTCAAGCGATGGACAAAGCGATCATCGTGGAAGGAGTGGAGAATCCGAGTCAACACGAACTGTTAAAGGAACTGAACTGCAACTACGCGCAGGGATATTTTTATTCTTATCCTTTGGAGTCTTCCAAAGTGGAAGAATACGTGAAATCGAAATTCAACCAAAAAACAGCGAGGAGTTGA
- a CDS encoding hemerythrin domain-containing protein, whose product MELIGKLKKQHLIVNEYAHQIESEIDKANPNIGHLVELLSIFSASLLFHLNVEDLELYLKMESYTYSSPTLVSLFEQYQKTMFGLKDTLLDYASKYSDPLTIEMNFSVFREETETILKLLRRRIEREESEFYPLIEEILRKFANEPEAVP is encoded by the coding sequence GTGGAACTAATCGGAAAACTCAAAAAACAACACCTGATCGTGAACGAATACGCGCATCAGATCGAATCGGAAATCGATAAGGCGAACCCGAATATAGGTCATCTCGTCGAATTGCTTTCCATTTTTTCGGCTTCTCTCCTCTTTCACCTGAACGTAGAAGACTTGGAGCTCTATCTCAAGATGGAAAGTTATACGTATAGCTCGCCTACTTTGGTTTCCCTTTTCGAACAATACCAAAAGACCATGTTCGGTTTAAAGGACACCCTTTTGGATTATGCGAGCAAATATTCCGATCCGCTTACGATTGAAATGAACTTTTCCGTTTTCCGGGAAGAAACGGAAACGATCCTCAAACTCCTCCGGAGAAGAATCGAACGAGAAGAATCGGAATTCTATCCTTTGATCGAGGAGATTCTCAGAAAATTCGCGAACGAACCCGAGGCGGTTCCGTGA
- a CDS encoding NHL repeat-containing protein: protein MRNKFKFYKVLIAIVLSTLNCLGDRHSSSLSVFNIPGFVTSTNIDPTYATISGDVTGLAGTGLILSNNDTDSVTIDANGNFSFPEKVRGGDSYNITIRQNPVSPSQICSVSNGSGIVSSQAISNIRVVCSAIGFSIGGNVTGLSGSGLVLKNNGADPISISADGSFTFPASIASGATYAVTIQQAPTSPTQTCTLSNDTGTVSSSNISNVSVSCGPAMYFVGGTITGLSGNLILENNGGDSTTISANGSFKMTTPIADASSFNVSMTGQPSGQTCYIASPSGTIATADATSVLINCVNGTSLGTLVSGNSLVSSLPLAPFVENPATGSADWFMGDPGGDPDIIADGYGFAMSSAPTASFANMYHITTDGIHLYAGDYTTASPTTGTVRKINIASRTATSLPITIDRPRGITTDGIFLYITSQSHFIVKYNLITNTYSTIAGLAGSSGSTDGVGTAARFSAPKGIATDGTYLYVADTGNNKIRRIRISDNTVTTIAGSGTAGTLDGPGTSAEFNKPSHLVYDSNTLYVTDTNSNNIKKIDLSSTMVTTIAGSSAGTSGNVVNATGTMARFTGPVAVSLDANFLYVVDGTTLIKKISRTAPYAVTNLLGCSPIPPTSGTTVSGGPDGGTIGTCQANEGSFFAPRGIVTNGRSLFVVEMHPYMRLVRKID from the coding sequence ATGAGAAACAAATTCAAATTCTATAAAGTATTGATCGCGATCGTTTTATCGACGTTGAATTGTCTCGGAGACAGACATTCTTCCAGTCTGTCGGTCTTTAATATTCCCGGATTTGTGACTTCAACAAACATCGACCCTACCTACGCGACGATCAGCGGAGACGTGACCGGCTTAGCGGGAACGGGTTTGATTCTTTCCAATAACGACACGGATTCGGTTACGATCGACGCCAACGGAAATTTCAGTTTTCCCGAAAAAGTTAGGGGCGGCGATTCTTACAACATCACGATTCGGCAAAATCCGGTTTCTCCCTCGCAGATCTGCTCGGTGAGCAACGGCTCCGGAATCGTATCTTCACAAGCGATTTCCAATATTCGTGTGGTCTGTTCCGCGATCGGCTTTTCGATCGGTGGAAACGTTACGGGACTGAGCGGCAGCGGACTCGTTCTGAAAAACAACGGCGCCGATCCGATTTCGATTTCGGCCGACGGTTCGTTTACGTTCCCCGCTTCGATTGCAAGCGGCGCAACCTATGCGGTTACGATTCAGCAAGCTCCGACTTCTCCTACGCAGACCTGTACTCTGAGCAACGATACGGGCACCGTTTCCTCTTCGAACATCTCGAACGTTTCCGTTTCCTGCGGACCGGCGATGTATTTTGTGGGCGGAACGATCACGGGACTTTCCGGGAATCTAATATTAGAAAACAATGGTGGAGATTCCACGACGATTTCGGCGAACGGAAGTTTTAAGATGACGACTCCGATCGCAGATGCTTCTTCGTTTAACGTTTCGATGACGGGGCAGCCTTCCGGTCAAACTTGTTACATCGCATCCCCCTCGGGAACGATCGCGACCGCGGATGCGACGAGCGTTCTCATTAACTGCGTGAACGGAACATCTCTCGGAACGTTGGTCAGCGGAAACAGTTTGGTTTCCTCTTTGCCTCTCGCTCCGTTCGTGGAAAATCCGGCTACCGGCAGCGCCGATTGGTTTATGGGTGATCCCGGAGGCGACCCGGATATAATCGCCGACGGCTACGGATTCGCAATGTCGTCCGCACCGACGGCATCGTTCGCGAACATGTATCATATCACCACGGACGGTATCCATCTTTACGCAGGAGATTATACCACCGCAAGTCCTACGACCGGAACGGTGAGAAAAATCAACATCGCTTCGAGAACCGCCACTTCTCTTCCGATTACGATCGATAGACCGAGAGGAATTACGACCGATGGGATCTTTCTCTACATCACGAGCCAAAGTCATTTTATCGTGAAATACAACCTCATCACGAACACGTATTCCACGATTGCAGGTCTTGCGGGTTCGAGCGGAAGCACGGACGGAGTCGGAACTGCGGCGAGATTCAGCGCTCCGAAAGGAATCGCGACCGACGGAACCTATCTCTACGTCGCGGACACGGGAAATAATAAGATTCGCAGAATCAGAATCTCGGATAACACGGTCACTACGATCGCGGGGAGCGGAACCGCGGGAACTCTGGACGGACCGGGAACTTCCGCGGAATTCAATAAACCAAGTCATCTCGTTTATGATTCCAACACTCTGTATGTGACCGACACGAACTCGAACAATATTAAAAAAATCGATCTTAGTTCAACGATGGTGACTACGATCGCGGGAAGTTCCGCCGGAACGTCCGGAAACGTAGTCAACGCAACGGGAACTATGGCGCGTTTTACCGGTCCCGTGGCGGTTTCACTAGACGCAAACTTTCTCTACGTCGTGGACGGAACAACGCTCATCAAAAAGATTTCAAGAACCGCTCCGTATGCGGTCACGAACCTTTTGGGTTGTTCTCCGATTCCGCCGACCAGCGGCACTACGGTTTCAGGCGGACCGGACGGAGGAACGATCGGAACCTGCCAGGCAAACGAAGGAAGCTTCTTTGCACCGAGGGGAATCGTGACCAACGGTCGGAGCCTCTTCGTAGTCGAAATGCATCCATACATGCGGTTGGTTCGAAAGATCGACTAA
- the coaE gene encoding dephospho-CoA kinase (Dephospho-CoA kinase (CoaE) performs the final step in coenzyme A biosynthesis.): MQSVQPGKKAFLVGITGMIGGGKSTAAKILEELGGFGISADRLAKRYTEPDSPILAELTELLGKEILDSEGKPDRKKISDIVFRDADKLAGLNRLIHPRVRKDFQNILETIAQGRMVIWEVPLLFETDAHTLCDATVTVDSDPEESIARTVSRDGTTKEDVLARIKNQLPLTEKLKRADYIIRNRGDLESLREECKTLYSVLLGRMS, translated from the coding sequence ATGCAGAGCGTGCAGCCCGGTAAAAAAGCCTTTTTGGTCGGAATTACCGGAATGATCGGGGGCGGCAAAAGTACCGCGGCAAAGATCTTGGAAGAATTGGGCGGCTTCGGAATCAGCGCCGACCGTTTAGCGAAACGTTATACGGAACCGGATTCTCCCATTCTCGCCGAACTGACGGAACTCCTAGGAAAGGAAATTCTCGATTCGGAAGGTAAGCCGGATCGGAAAAAAATTTCCGACATCGTGTTTCGAGACGCCGATAAACTCGCGGGACTCAATCGACTGATTCATCCGAGGGTTCGCAAGGACTTCCAAAATATTTTGGAGACCATCGCTCAAGGGAGAATGGTGATTTGGGAAGTTCCCCTTCTTTTCGAAACGGACGCTCACACACTCTGCGACGCGACCGTGACCGTGGATTCCGACCCGGAAGAATCGATCGCAAGAACGGTTTCCAGAGATGGGACCACGAAAGAGGACGTTTTGGCGAGAATCAAAAACCAACTTCCTCTTACGGAAAAGCTGAAAAGAGCCGATTATATCATTAGAAACAGAGGGGACTTGGAATCTCTCAGAGAAGAATGTAAAACTCTCTACTCCGTTCTGTTGGGAAGAATGTCATGA
- a CDS encoding SPOR domain-containing protein, with translation MKEKIFYVINLDNKRILILSTFLIGLLFSFFFLGVSVGKKRAGGSAEETLTLNDIKNQEVQSSIPFSEPGQIPSEGNNTVASAEIPAANANSPSNANTQESVTFKNIPPATEVVEFKKSGTAPSSAEKENKNAPETLSVKEPEGSKDSKKSKRNEEKKSKRISKSSSDEETEGFTLQVAAFKEKEKADELKKSISGKEKNTKATVKRSRNGYYTVRFGSASSKKEAESLAKLLPAKLRSGVIVVKD, from the coding sequence ATGAAAGAAAAAATTTTTTACGTAATCAATCTGGACAATAAGAGAATTCTAATTCTCTCCACGTTTTTAATCGGACTTCTGTTTTCGTTTTTTTTTCTGGGAGTTTCAGTCGGAAAAAAACGCGCAGGCGGCTCCGCGGAAGAAACGCTGACGTTAAACGACATCAAAAATCAGGAAGTGCAAAGTTCGATTCCGTTTTCCGAACCGGGTCAAATTCCGAGCGAAGGAAACAACACGGTCGCATCTGCTGAAATTCCGGCGGCGAACGCGAATTCTCCGTCTAACGCAAACACACAGGAATCCGTTACGTTCAAAAACATTCCTCCCGCAACCGAAGTCGTGGAATTTAAAAAATCGGGAACGGCCCCTTCTTCCGCTGAAAAGGAAAACAAAAACGCTCCTGAAACTCTTTCCGTAAAAGAACCGGAAGGTTCCAAGGATTCCAAAAAATCCAAACGAAACGAAGAAAAAAAATCGAAACGAATTTCCAAATCCTCTTCCGACGAAGAAACGGAAGGATTTACACTTCAAGTAGCCGCATTTAAGGAAAAAGAAAAGGCAGACGAATTAAAAAAATCGATTTCCGGAAAAGAGAAAAATACGAAAGCAACCGTCAAAAGATCAAGAAACGGATATTATACGGTACGATTCGGGTCCGCTTCGTCTAAAAAAGAAGCAGAAAGTCTTGCAAAGTTATTACCTGCGAAATTGAGATCCGGAGTCATCGTAGTCAAGGATTGA
- a CDS encoding FFLEELY motif protein encodes MDQQVLELTRKAVVRATIERLRTTYSDLLIIKGYDGIPDFFEFNLYSPANKEERDNALENLYEKLKTVAGKSMTDNIHQIILLNRLTDSLDYDTAKIVIENNLMEDGVISRDNLYAAMGETDRFEERKKQIQMVGNTLKFFFSLSKLPMIKLVMAPIKVAASMVGATSLVETMEAGYELSSKIKDLNPFIEAFLDRETRLISKLELGNPVGELSN; translated from the coding sequence ATGGATCAACAGGTGTTAGAGCTAACGCGTAAAGCAGTTGTACGCGCGACGATCGAGAGGCTTCGCACAACGTATTCGGATCTTCTCATCATCAAGGGATACGACGGCATTCCCGATTTTTTCGAATTCAATCTTTATTCTCCCGCGAACAAAGAAGAGCGCGACAACGCTTTAGAAAATCTTTATGAAAAGCTGAAGACGGTCGCGGGTAAATCCATGACGGACAACATTCATCAGATCATTTTGCTGAATCGCCTAACGGATTCTTTGGATTACGACACGGCAAAGATCGTGATCGAAAACAATCTGATGGAAGACGGAGTGATTTCCAGAGACAATCTTTACGCCGCGATGGGCGAAACCGATCGTTTCGAGGAAAGAAAGAAACAGATCCAGATGGTCGGAAATACGTTGAAATTCTTTTTTTCCCTTTCCAAACTTCCGATGATCAAACTTGTAATGGCTCCGATCAAGGTCGCAGCTTCCATGGTGGGCGCTACGTCGCTTGTCGAAACGATGGAAGCTGGTTACGAGTTATCGAGCAAAATCAAGGATCTCAATCCGTTTATCGAGGCATTTCTCGATCGTGAAACCCGTCTTATTTCGAAACTCGAACTGGGAAATCCCGTCGGCGAATTGTCGAACTGA
- a CDS encoding MBOAT family O-acyltransferase: MLFNSIHFLVFYPIVAVLYFLLPFRFRWILLLVASCYFYMAFIPAYILILAFTIVLDYYLAIWIENATGPKRGTYLILSLSSNIGILIFFKYFNFALENTGYLYRFLIGADLPVSPLQIILPIGLSFHTFQSMGYIVEVYQGKIKAERHLGYYWVYVMFFPQLVAGPIERAHHLMAQFHQEHKLVFQNIENGLKYIVYGFLMKLMVADRLSVFVDAMYNDPAGKSGTDLLVATYFFAFQIYCDFAGYSNIAIGTAKILGIDLMRNFDRPYFSSSVSEFWGRWHISLSSWFRDYVYIPLGGNRVSTFRHIRNLLIVFALSGIWHGANWTFVIWGVLNGIYLASEVIWKRYVTEKTPKGFWFRWIGVIVTFHLVLLSWVYFRANSVSTAHLILRRIFDFTNGEGLDLIVEFQKKAGVFAIAVFLLLEALFPFWERTKEGWKKYGDWAVAGIFITLIFTGGVFYGSSFIYFQF, translated from the coding sequence ATGTTATTCAACTCGATTCACTTTCTCGTATTTTATCCGATCGTCGCGGTTCTTTACTTTCTGCTTCCGTTCCGTTTCCGGTGGATTCTTCTGCTGGTCGCAAGTTGCTACTTTTACATGGCCTTTATTCCGGCCTACATATTGATTCTTGCGTTTACGATCGTATTGGATTACTACCTTGCGATCTGGATCGAAAATGCGACAGGGCCGAAACGAGGAACCTATCTCATCTTGAGTCTCTCTTCGAACATAGGGATTCTTATCTTCTTTAAATACTTCAATTTCGCTCTGGAGAATACCGGTTATCTCTATCGATTTCTGATCGGAGCCGATCTTCCCGTATCGCCTTTGCAGATCATACTTCCGATCGGACTTTCCTTTCATACGTTTCAGTCCATGGGTTATATCGTGGAAGTCTATCAAGGCAAAATTAAGGCCGAAAGGCACCTCGGATATTATTGGGTTTACGTGATGTTCTTTCCTCAGTTGGTCGCCGGCCCGATCGAAAGAGCGCATCACTTGATGGCTCAGTTTCATCAGGAACACAAGCTCGTGTTTCAGAATATCGAAAACGGATTGAAATACATAGTTTATGGATTTCTAATGAAGCTGATGGTCGCGGATCGGCTGTCGGTTTTCGTCGATGCGATGTACAACGATCCTGCCGGAAAATCCGGTACGGATCTTTTGGTCGCAACGTATTTTTTCGCGTTTCAGATTTATTGCGACTTCGCCGGTTATTCCAACATCGCGATCGGAACTGCGAAAATTTTGGGAATCGATCTGATGCGAAACTTCGATCGTCCTTATTTTTCTTCGAGCGTGTCCGAGTTTTGGGGACGCTGGCACATTTCTTTGTCTTCCTGGTTTCGGGACTACGTATATATTCCGCTCGGAGGAAACAGAGTATCAACGTTTCGTCATATTCGAAATTTATTGATCGTCTTCGCTCTTTCGGGGATTTGGCACGGTGCGAATTGGACGTTCGTCATCTGGGGAGTTTTAAACGGAATTTATCTCGCGTCGGAAGTGATTTGGAAGCGGTATGTCACCGAAAAAACTCCGAAAGGATTTTGGTTCCGCTGGATCGGAGTGATCGTCACGTTCCATCTCGTACTTTTAAGCTGGGTTTATTTCCGCGCGAATTCGGTATCAACCGCCCATTTGATTCTCCGAAGAATTTTCGATTTCACAAACGGAGAAGGACTCGATCTGATCGTAGAGTTTCAGAAAAAAGCGGGAGTTTTTGCGATCGCGGTCTTTTTACTTTTGGAAGCCTTGTTTCCTTTTTGGGAAAGAACGAAAGAAGGCTGGAAGAAATACGGAGATTGGGCCGTTGCGGGAATTTTCATCACTTTGATTTTTACGGGAGGAGTGTTCTATGGATCCAGCTTCATCTACTTCCAGTTCTAA
- the cueR gene encoding Cu(I)-responsive transcriptional regulator, translating into MNIGNVSKESGVSAKQIRHYESIGLIPKARRKDSGYRTYSSDDVHILKFVKRARSMGFGLSEIQKLVGLWRNKSRASADVKKLALTHLKTLENKINELQEMAATLKHLAHHCQGDHRPSCPILKTLSNEDDTE; encoded by the coding sequence ATGAACATCGGAAACGTTTCCAAAGAATCGGGAGTCAGCGCGAAACAGATTCGTCATTACGAATCGATCGGTTTGATTCCAAAGGCGAGAAGAAAAGATTCCGGTTATAGAACGTATTCTTCCGATGACGTTCATATTTTGAAATTCGTGAAACGCGCGCGAAGCATGGGCTTCGGGCTTTCCGAAATTCAAAAGCTCGTTGGCCTTTGGAGAAACAAGAGCCGTGCGAGCGCCGACGTAAAAAAGCTCGCGCTCACGCATCTGAAAACTCTGGAGAATAAGATCAACGAACTGCAGGAGATGGCGGCCACTCTTAAACATCTCGCACATCATTGCCAAGGAGATCATCGTCCGAGTTGTCCGATTTTAAAGACGCTTTCCAACGAGGACGACACCGAATGA
- a CDS encoding 2Fe-2S iron-sulfur cluster-binding protein codes for MMYKIYFPDWNRSADVLEGENVLDSSLRSKIDLSYSCRLGRCGACKILLLKGEVEHLSHNRFALTEEEKENGLILACRSVPKSDLSLRRIEPQSN; via the coding sequence ATGATGTATAAAATTTATTTTCCCGATTGGAATCGCAGCGCCGATGTCTTGGAAGGCGAGAATGTACTGGATTCTTCCTTACGATCGAAAATCGATCTTTCCTATTCCTGCCGTTTGGGTCGATGCGGCGCGTGCAAGATCCTTCTTTTAAAGGGAGAAGTGGAACATTTATCCCACAATCGTTTTGCTCTCACCGAGGAAGAAAAAGAAAACGGATTGATTTTGGCTTGCAGATCCGTTCCGAAATCGGATCTTTCTCTTCGCAGAATCGAACCGCAGTCTAACTAA
- a CDS encoding heavy-metal-associated domain-containing protein encodes MVEFQVENMTCGSCANVISKAIKTIDPNVQVSVDVASQTVRVDSGRSETELANLIEECGYPVSKSTVVQ; translated from the coding sequence ATGGTGGAATTTCAAGTGGAGAATATGACCTGTGGAAGTTGTGCAAACGTTATTTCCAAGGCGATCAAAACGATCGATCCGAACGTTCAAGTGAGCGTGGATGTCGCAAGTCAAACCGTTCGCGTCGACAGCGGGCGTTCGGAAACGGAACTCGCAAATCTAATCGAAGAATGCGGTTACCCCGTTTCCAAAAGTACTGTCGTTCAATAA
- a CDS encoding PIN domain-containing protein, protein MEKPLLVSGKKTYSDAVNFVENPMRLEIYEEAADLFRFCKSKGISIRSGIDFQIAVCAIRNRLTVFHRDPDFSRIAKLTNLKQKEILT, encoded by the coding sequence TTGGAAAAACCGCTTCTTGTTTCAGGTAAAAAAACGTATTCAGACGCAGTCAACTTCGTCGAGAATCCGATGCGTTTAGAAATTTATGAAGAAGCTGCCGATCTATTTCGATTTTGCAAAAGCAAAGGAATTTCGATTCGATCCGGCATCGATTTTCAAATCGCAGTTTGTGCGATACGAAACCGACTTACGGTATTCCACAGAGATCCGGATTTTTCTCGGATCGCAAAGTTGACAAATCTCAAACAAAAAGAAATTCTAACCTAA